The following proteins are encoded in a genomic region of Hymenobacter siberiensis:
- a CDS encoding DUF6799 domain-containing protein, with translation MKIKNLSFGVFALAFLNIAAAQAQTARPGRVQPKPRVAASAIEGIKDGISMQKGRTVLTELGISNPLTADKKLVNGTIITPAGIVTTPNGTTTQITEGDYVSLTGRVTSRRAIADADSIAKVMVFDAKYPGKRKKMEAEAERKAKDKAKREEEKAKAKAKAEKKKKK, from the coding sequence ATGAAAATCAAGAATCTATCCTTCGGTGTTTTTGCGTTGGCTTTTCTGAATATTGCCGCAGCGCAGGCTCAAACGGCCCGCCCGGGCCGTGTGCAGCCCAAGCCGCGCGTAGCCGCATCGGCCATCGAGGGAATCAAGGATGGCATTTCGATGCAGAAGGGCCGTACCGTACTCACCGAGCTCGGCATTAGCAACCCGCTTACAGCTGATAAAAAGCTGGTTAACGGCACTATCATCACCCCGGCCGGCATCGTGACGACGCCCAATGGCACCACCACTCAAATTACGGAGGGCGACTACGTTTCGCTCACCGGCCGCGTAACGAGCCGGCGGGCCATTGCCGACGCCGACAGCATTGCCAAAGTCATGGTCTTCGATGCCAAATACCCCGGCAAGCGCAAGAAAATGGAGGCCGAAGCCGAGCGCAAAGCCAAGGACAAAGCCAAGCGCGAAGAAGAAAAAGCCAAGGCCAAGGCCAAAGCCGAAAAGAAGAAGAAAAAGTAA